GTACTTACATACGGATGGGCATATGGAGCAAATGGGAATGCGCTGCATGGAAAAGAGCTCATTTTAGCGGTTACAACAGGAAGTGGCGAAGAGAAGTATAGAGCAGGAGGACTTAATCATTATTCAATGAGCGAGCTGTTGAAGCCATTTCAAGCAACAAGTAATTTAATTGGAACAACTTTTTTACCTTCGTATCTTTTTTACGGTACGTCCGAAGCAACAAAAGAAGAAATTCAGAAAAGTGCTAAAGAGTATGCGGAGTATATTTTAACACCCCTATCATAAAACTTCTCCCTCGCTTTATAAGAAGCGAGGGAGAAGTTAAAAGTCAGGATTTCCTTTTAAAAATCCCTCCCACGCTTTTTTCATTCCTTCTTCATTTTCCTCTCGTGAAGCATGAAGTCTTTTTTCCGAATCTTCG
The sequence above is a segment of the Priestia filamentosa genome. Coding sequences within it:
- a CDS encoding NAD(P)H-dependent oxidoreductase → MKVLVIIAHPAIEQSTVNKAWMEELKKHDNITVHELYQEYKEEIDVKREQELCEAHDRIVWQFPFYWYSSPSLLKEWQDKVLTYGWAYGANGNALHGKELILAVTTGSGEEKYRAGGLNHYSMSELLKPFQATSNLIGTTFLPSYLFYGTSEATKEEIQKSAKEYAEYILTPLS